The sequence CCGCGGATCGGGCGGCAGGGGAACCCGCCGCGCCGCCGGCTCGTCCGGGGTCTGGGTATACCGGCAAGGACCGTGCGTGGTGCGCGGCGGGGCGCCGGAAGCAGAGGCAACACTGCCCCAGGACACGACCAGCGCCGCCGCAGCCAATGCGGTCATGAGAGTTCGCCTCATCCTGCACACTCTCCAAAAGATCGCCAGATTTCGGAGCGGTCGCAGTCTAAAGCGCGGCCCGGCGGGCGAGAAGCCGCCCGCCAGCCACATCAGTCTCCCAGCCGTCGGCCTGCGGCCGCAGGCCACTTCGGATGTGGCACAGCGCCGACTGGCATAAGGTCCGCCACGTGTGATCGCGCTGGGCAAGGGCCCAGAATGGTGACGACGGGTAGCTGGCGCCTCCGTCGAAGCACGGCTCGCAGTTGTCCTCGCACAGGTCCTGATAGACACCCAGCTGGATTTCCTGGTGCACTAGGGCGCCCGGCGCCGTTAAGCCGTCCCCACCTGCCGGACAACGACGCCCCCTGTCCCGGCCCACGGTGGCCACTTCGAGGAACCAATCGTCGAGCATTACCGAGGCAAGCTGACCTGCGTTAACGTCCCAACCCCCGATACCGCTTTCCTCAGAACTTCGCAGGTGCGAGGTTGTGCGTCCCGTCCGCCGAAGTGGTCGACACCCAGGCGATCGGTCGCGGCACAACCACCGCGGTCAGGAGCTTGTAGAACTCGTTGCGGGACATGGCAGCGGGATCAAAGTCGGTACGCATGGTGATCAGTATCCAGGAGGCGGCCGCGGCCCCTACAGCGGATCCACGGCACCACCGAACCCCTGAGTTCGGCGGAAAGTACCCGGTATCGGAGCCGACGAGCACCAGGAGCCGACACCATGACGACAGCCGTGACTGTCTGGGAGGACTTCGACGTCCCCGCGCACACCCGTGGGGGCCAGGTCACCCTCAACCTCTACCATCGACTGGATGGTCCTGCGTCCCGAGTTCCGCCAGCTGCTCGCTGACCTCGCCCATGGCGTCATCGCCGGAGTCATCTTCCTGGAGCGGTGACGACCTGCCGGCTCGCGCCGTTGATGATCCCGACGGCCGCGGTGACGAAGACGCCCGCCAGGGCGCAGGACAGGCTCGTCCACAGCGCCGTAGACACCGGGAGCCGAGGGCGGGCAGTGAGATCAGTGCGACTCTGTGCTCAGGTTCGACCTCGGTGCTGACCGGGTTGCGCTCCATCCGGCTCGGCAGGTCGGTGAGAAGACGCCGATGTCCCAGACCCGTCCTCCAGACGGGTGCCGACGATTTCGGCCACGTCAGACACGTCGGCCTGCTCGTCCGCCACCAGGGGCGCCGTCACGTTGTCCGCCCGCCGCCGGATGCCCCTGGCGATGCGGCGGCACCCGTTTGGCACCACGCCGCGCCTGCGGGCCGGGGCACCCCTAGCATGCTGACTGTGCGACCCATTCTCCCGAAGATCGAGGGCGGCCGGGTACAGGGCCTCCTGCAACTCATCGAGGACGGCATCCACCTCGTCGTCGCAACGCTCCTCGTACTGCTCGCGGGGCTCCTGACCGTCGGGGTCGTCCACGACGTCATCAGGTCGATCCAGGGGCCGTACCGCGAGGATACGGTCGTTCTCTCCGCCCTGGACAACGGCCTTGTGCTGTTCATCGTGGCCGAGCTGCTCCACACCGTCCGCCTCACCATCAGGAACCAGACCCTCGACGCGGAGCCGTTCCTCGTCGTCGGCCTGATTGCCGGCATCCGCAAGGTGCTCATCGTGACGGCCGAGGCGGAGAAGACCTTCCGGTGGAACTTCGAGGGGATCGAACTGCTCATCCTGGCGGGGCTGATCCTCGTGATGGCGACAGCGGCGTACGTGTGGCGGCGCTCGACGCGGCCGGGAGACTACTTCCCGCTCCAGGAGGCGGGGCGCTCCCCGTCGCCGGCGCCGTCATCCACCCCGGTTCGCGGGTCCTGATCCGTCACCTTCCGCCTCCATGGCCGCCCGCACCCGCTGCTCCTCGCGAGAGGTCCCGTTCCAGGCGTGTGCGGCTCACGGCCGTCGCGAGGTCCTCCAAGGCTTGCTTCTGCAGTTCCGCCCCGCGCCGCACCACCGGGCCCCGGCCCCCGGCGACGGCGTCCCCCACGCGTGGAGCGCCTCCTCCTCGCGCCCCCAGTCCGGAGTCCTGTGCTCGCGCACGTCGACGGCCGCCTGCGTGGTGTCCGCCTCCTGGGCCTCGGCGAACCGCTCCGCCTCGGGGACGAAACGACTGTCGGCCCGCAGGACGTGGCTCCCCATGAGCAACGCCACCCGGCCGAACCCCTTGAGCGCCATCCCTACGCGGAACTCCGCCGGAAAGCTCTCCAGTGATGACTCGCGAACGCCCAGGGCACGCAGCCCGGAATAGCTCAGGGCCACGTTCAGCCAGGCCCGCTCCGGGGTCCCACCAGTTGGCCGCTGTGGCCACCTGGGGTGCCAGGCGCCGCAGCATGCGGCGGCCGTCCGCCAGGTCGTCGATGCGTAGCAGGAAGTAG is a genomic window of Streptomyces sp. Edi2 containing:
- a CDS encoding phosphate-starvation-inducible PsiE family protein codes for the protein MLTVRPILPKIEGGRVQGLLQLIEDGIHLVVATLLVLLAGLLTVGVVHDVIRSIQGPYREDTVVLSALDNGLVLFIVAELLHTVRLTIRNQTLDAEPFLVVGLIAGIRKVLIVTAEAEKTFRWNFEGIELLILAGLILVMATAAYVWRRSTRPGDYFPLQEAGRSPSPAPSSTPVRGS